The following are from one region of the Alkalimarinus sediminis genome:
- the dksA gene encoding RNA polymerase-binding protein DksA, which produces MPDTAMNKDGFSGFTPYQIEDGEEYMNEAQREHFREILLAWKQELMEEVDRTMHHMQEDAANYADPSDRATQEEEFSLELRTRDRERKLIKKIGSTIDRIEKDDYGFCDSCGVEIGVRRLEARPTASLCIDCKTLAEIKERHSGL; this is translated from the coding sequence ATGCCAGATACAGCAATGAATAAAGACGGTTTTTCAGGTTTTACTCCTTACCAGATTGAAGACGGTGAAGAGTACATGAATGAAGCGCAGCGTGAGCACTTCCGTGAAATATTACTCGCCTGGAAACAGGAGTTGATGGAAGAAGTTGATCGCACCATGCACCACATGCAAGAAGACGCAGCAAACTACGCAGACCCAAGTGACCGAGCAACTCAAGAAGAGGAGTTCAGCCTTGAGCTACGTACGCGAGATCGTGAGCGCAAGCTAATCAAGAAAATCGGCAGCACAATTGACCGCATCGAAAAAGACGATTACGGATTTTGTGATTCCTGCGGTGTAGAAATTGGCGTTCGTCGACTCGAAGCACGACCAACCGCTTCACTCTGTATCGACTGCAAAACACTTGCAGAGATCAAAGAGCGTCACTCAGGCCTCTAA
- the sfsA gene encoding DNA/RNA nuclease SfsA, whose translation MKFEQTLASGLLIKRYKRFLADIDISGDNTPDQVITIHCPNTGAMTGCNVPGSRVWFSASDNPKRKYPNTWELLETQEGDWACINTALANKLVEEAIESGVIDALGGYELLAREVRYGEEKSRIDILLSGHPKDARDCYIEVKSVTLLMDDGIGMFPDAVSARGQKHLRELMSMVEAGHRAVLLFCVNHTGIERVRPADHIDAEYGELLRQAAGKGVEVMAYGAEISNTAIRLVSEIPVELANQTVS comes from the coding sequence TTGAAATTTGAGCAAACGTTAGCATCGGGACTGTTAATTAAGCGTTACAAGCGCTTCTTAGCAGATATCGATATTAGTGGTGACAACACCCCGGATCAGGTTATTACAATCCACTGCCCAAATACCGGTGCCATGACCGGGTGCAACGTGCCAGGTAGCCGGGTTTGGTTTAGTGCTTCGGACAACCCTAAACGAAAGTACCCTAATACTTGGGAGCTGCTAGAGACTCAAGAAGGTGACTGGGCGTGTATTAATACTGCGCTCGCTAACAAGTTAGTAGAAGAGGCGATTGAAAGCGGCGTCATTGATGCTTTAGGTGGCTACGAGTTGCTAGCTAGAGAAGTCCGATATGGGGAAGAAAAGAGTCGTATTGATATTCTTTTATCGGGGCATCCGAAAGATGCTCGTGATTGTTATATTGAGGTAAAAAGTGTCACATTGTTAATGGATGATGGCATAGGTATGTTTCCTGATGCTGTCAGCGCAAGAGGTCAAAAGCACCTGCGAGAGCTGATGTCGATGGTAGAGGCCGGTCATCGAGCCGTATTGCTGTTTTGTGTCAACCATACCGGAATTGAGCGTGTTCGCCCTGCAGATCATATTGACGCCGAATATGGTGAGCTTTTGCGGCAAGCAGCTGGGAAGGGCGTTGAGGTAATGGCCTATGGTGCGGAGATATCAAATACAGCGATCCGCTTAGTCAGCGAAATCCCTGTTGAGTTAGCTAATCAGACCGTTTCGTAA
- a CDS encoding Rieske (2Fe-2S) protein: MQVLCDLDTIQEDQSKGFEIEGVSLFAVRKDGQVYVYQNQCPHLSIPLEYMPDQFLCSENYFIQCATHGALFEVDSGNCVSGPCVGDKLTQIESIVENNQIMIRLPESALA, from the coding sequence ATGCAGGTGTTATGCGATCTGGATACGATCCAAGAAGATCAGAGTAAAGGCTTTGAAATCGAAGGTGTGTCTTTGTTTGCGGTTCGCAAAGATGGGCAAGTCTACGTCTATCAAAACCAATGCCCTCATCTAAGTATTCCACTGGAGTATATGCCTGATCAATTCCTTTGCAGCGAAAATTATTTTATCCAGTGCGCCACTCATGGCGCACTGTTTGAAGTCGACTCAGGCAACTGCGTTAGCGGGCCTTGTGTTGGCGATAAACTGACACAGATTGAAAGCATTGTCGAAAACAACCAAATTATGATTCGTCTGCCTGAAAGCGCTCTCGCCTAA
- a CDS encoding Crp/Fnr family transcriptional regulator, producing MFFPADQPTVVDSLLEQYHPLAEALSSIIEWPGKTLNLLPGADLCHALAQGQIARVEGGIIHVNWKERTAFILQKGDFITHFNDYDEQALSYIVEESASVACINSDALNTQLASDQHALQQWHNLLLMQSAIFSNAYGASVKQGIRPAAGFQRYVAGDTIIKEGEPAEHVFTLLKGAATASVRSVPLGAINEGEIFGALAAITGEIRNATVKAQSNCTVMAVPKEQFLDLIKSQPETCLQMIQTMAYQITTLNNMVSSRVESTL from the coding sequence ATGTTTTTCCCTGCTGACCAGCCTACCGTCGTAGACAGTTTACTTGAACAATACCACCCACTTGCAGAGGCTCTAAGCAGCATTATTGAATGGCCTGGTAAAACGCTCAACCTATTACCAGGCGCTGACCTCTGCCACGCTCTTGCTCAAGGACAAATAGCCAGAGTTGAAGGAGGAATTATTCATGTCAATTGGAAAGAAAGAACTGCCTTTATCCTTCAGAAGGGCGACTTTATCACTCACTTCAATGATTATGATGAACAAGCTTTATCATATATAGTTGAAGAGTCTGCTTCAGTAGCCTGCATTAATTCTGATGCTCTGAATACTCAACTCGCCTCCGATCAACACGCACTGCAACAGTGGCACAACCTGCTGCTAATGCAGAGCGCAATCTTTAGCAATGCATATGGCGCCAGTGTAAAACAGGGCATAAGGCCAGCCGCTGGCTTTCAGCGCTATGTAGCCGGTGATACCATTATCAAAGAGGGGGAGCCTGCTGAGCATGTATTTACCTTGTTGAAAGGTGCAGCGACTGCCAGTGTCAGATCAGTACCACTAGGGGCAATAAATGAGGGTGAGATTTTTGGTGCACTAGCCGCGATCACCGGCGAAATACGAAATGCCACCGTAAAGGCGCAATCAAACTGCACCGTTATGGCCGTACCCAAAGAGCAGTTTCTCGATCTCATAAAATCGCAACCCGAAACATGTCTTCAGATGATTCAAACCATGGCCTATCAGATTACCACACTCAACAATATGGTTAGTTCTCGAGTTGAGTCGACTTTATGA
- a CDS encoding pentapeptide repeat-containing protein encodes MTEQVRIIDDPLYQALRSEDIAAFNSAKANTSPLPSFELCDFRGLDLRGMNADGLDLRSAYFRGADLRGIDFRNAQLEGASIAGTKISGCYFPKSIKSDELVMSLNHGTRLRCDV; translated from the coding sequence ATGACTGAACAAGTTAGAATTATAGATGACCCTCTTTATCAAGCGTTACGCAGTGAGGACATTGCTGCTTTTAATAGCGCTAAAGCTAACACCTCCCCGCTGCCCAGCTTCGAACTTTGTGACTTTCGCGGGCTTGATTTAAGGGGTATGAACGCCGACGGACTTGACCTTAGAAGTGCTTATTTTAGAGGCGCTGATCTGCGAGGAATAGACTTCCGTAATGCGCAACTTGAAGGCGCTAGCATTGCCGGAACCAAAATCTCCGGTTGCTACTTTCCGAAAAGCATTAAATCAGATGAGTTGGTTATGTCGCTCAATCATGGAACACGATTACGTTGTGACGTTTAG
- a CDS encoding response regulator, with amino-acid sequence MGSKKTIMLVDDSKVSRLMLKAIIENHFPDWHILEAENAATALKISLYENDNVDLITLDMNMPGTDGLTIAPQLKNNCTQAVIALLTGNVTKEVRAKAEQQGLMFIAKPITEDKVIEFVNSYNSPQGAKQA; translated from the coding sequence ATGGGTAGTAAGAAAACAATTATGTTAGTTGATGATAGTAAGGTTTCACGCTTAATGCTGAAGGCTATTATTGAGAATCACTTTCCAGATTGGCACATTCTAGAAGCTGAAAATGCAGCAACTGCGTTGAAGATCTCACTTTATGAGAATGACAACGTTGATCTGATTACCCTAGATATGAATATGCCGGGCACCGACGGCCTAACGATTGCTCCGCAGTTGAAAAATAACTGCACTCAAGCCGTGATCGCGCTTTTAACAGGGAATGTCACAAAAGAAGTGAGGGCAAAGGCTGAGCAGCAAGGTTTGATGTTTATTGCTAAGCCCATCACTGAAGATAAGGTTATCGAGTTTGTAAACTCCTATAACTCCCCTCAGGGTGCTAAGCAGGCCTAA
- a CDS encoding AAA family ATPase, with product MSVELIKALQNPTLYKHPTEGFQVLETHISWVILTGSYAYKIKKPVNFGFLDFSSLDKRKFYCDAELRLNRRLAPDLYLDVIPIYGTVSQPCLSSGLNAQTTDSEQAQQNNAPIEYALRMTQFDQAGLLDQLEEAQKLTSKHIQTLAHTLASFHGRVNTRIPDSNFGTPQGVFAPVIENFEQIQAQLTQLELIEELHPLQQWANASFQALKPLLERRRDSGFIRECHGDLHLGNITLFNQQIVIFDCIEFNASLSWVDTINDLAFLVMDLEKRGQDAFANQLTNQYLELTGDYQGAGLLRFYKAYRAMVRAKVAVLSLQPNTDDASAKTNHGLMEQYRQYITQAKRYINAPQRYILLMHGFSGSGKSHISRELVEQLGAIRIRTDVERKRLFNYNPSDNTQSPIDGGIYTQAATQKTYSHVASLATELLAGGIPVIIDAANLKQWQRRLFADLADSQRVPILIIACNAHSDTLEERVVKRAEQPKLDQEKDASEAKVDTLKQQRLSAEALSAEELNHTVQIHTDQPDPLRLAIREIKSRLSIN from the coding sequence GTGAGTGTTGAGCTGATTAAAGCACTGCAGAATCCTACGCTATACAAACACCCTACGGAAGGCTTTCAGGTGCTAGAAACTCATATATCCTGGGTTATTCTAACAGGCTCATACGCTTATAAAATTAAAAAACCCGTCAATTTTGGCTTTCTAGATTTTTCATCGCTCGATAAACGTAAATTTTATTGCGATGCAGAGTTAAGACTCAATCGCCGTTTGGCCCCTGACCTCTATCTTGATGTTATTCCCATCTACGGCACAGTTTCACAGCCCTGTTTATCTAGCGGGCTAAATGCTCAAACCACTGATTCAGAGCAAGCCCAGCAAAATAATGCACCCATTGAGTATGCGCTTAGAATGACTCAGTTTGACCAAGCAGGGCTGCTCGACCAGTTAGAAGAAGCGCAAAAACTGACATCTAAGCATATCCAAACCCTAGCCCATACTCTCGCAAGCTTTCATGGCCGAGTAAACACCCGTATACCAGACAGTAACTTTGGCACCCCACAAGGTGTTTTTGCCCCTGTCATTGAGAACTTTGAGCAGATACAAGCACAGCTAACTCAACTCGAACTTATCGAAGAGCTACACCCGTTACAACAATGGGCCAACGCAAGTTTCCAGGCGCTAAAGCCACTTTTAGAGCGGCGTCGAGACTCTGGCTTTATTCGAGAGTGTCATGGGGATTTACATCTTGGCAACATCACACTCTTCAATCAACAGATCGTTATTTTTGACTGTATCGAGTTTAATGCCTCGTTAAGTTGGGTCGACACCATTAATGACCTGGCCTTTTTAGTAATGGACCTAGAAAAAAGAGGGCAAGATGCCTTTGCCAACCAGCTCACCAACCAATATTTAGAGCTAACCGGCGACTATCAAGGAGCCGGCCTCTTACGCTTTTACAAAGCCTATCGCGCAATGGTGAGAGCCAAGGTCGCGGTGTTATCACTGCAGCCTAATACCGATGATGCATCTGCCAAAACCAACCACGGATTAATGGAGCAATACCGTCAATACATTACGCAGGCAAAGCGTTATATCAACGCGCCCCAGCGTTATATCCTGCTAATGCATGGGTTCTCAGGGTCTGGTAAGTCCCATATTAGTCGCGAGCTAGTAGAGCAGTTAGGCGCTATACGAATTCGAACTGATGTAGAGCGCAAAAGATTGTTTAACTATAACCCGAGCGACAATACTCAATCTCCGATAGACGGCGGAATATATACACAGGCGGCCACTCAAAAGACTTATAGCCATGTGGCCTCGTTAGCTACTGAGTTATTGGCAGGAGGAATCCCTGTTATTATCGATGCGGCTAACTTGAAGCAGTGGCAACGTAGACTGTTTGCTGATCTAGCCGACTCCCAGAGAGTGCCGATATTAATTATTGCTTGCAATGCCCACAGTGACACGCTGGAAGAGAGAGTTGTTAAAAGAGCCGAACAACCTAAACTCGATCAAGAAAAAGATGCTTCGGAGGCCAAAGTCGACACCCTTAAACAACAACGACTATCCGCAGAGGCACTATCGGCTGAAGAACTCAACCATACTGTGCAGATACACACAGATCAACCTGATCCACTGAGGTTAGCTATACGGGAAATAAAAAGTCGTTTATCCATCAACTAG
- the mrcB gene encoding penicillin-binding protein 1B — translation MSKRTSSKSKGHRSSGSNHKSTHLLQKLRPSKSLIFKLVVVLLVVILGWVIYLDAVVRAKFEGKRWEIPARVYARPLEIYDGLALNADNLQLELKALGYKKTLKADMSGSFARHGSNFVVYSRGFLFSDGAESARRVAFTIDSGVVSRFYVAKGEQNEILRLEPLQIGGIYPAQKEDRLLVTLDQVPDGLIQSLLWVEDRDFENHIGIAPLSIIRAMIANMKAGRVVQGGSTLTQQLVKNFYLSRDKTIVRKATEAVMSLLLEFHYDKQDILEAYINEVYLGQAGARAIHGFGMASQFYFGKPLSDLDIEQSALLVALVKGPAYYDPRRHQERALERRNLVLSVLAEEGVLSQSEAIIARGRPLGVIDKPSYSTNRYPAFIDLVKRQLASDYQQEDLQSEGLRIFTTLDPQMQERAEKTLKTTLASLTPQNKASALQGAIVVTGSESGEVAALVGGAEPKFSGFNRALDAVRPIGSIIKPAVYLSALQHPDRYTLVTPLKDEPFVLEFENGERWTPHNFDEKNHGVVALYQALSKSYNLSTARLGLDLGVDEVSSTIRLLGVTRPMNIYPSLFLGATSLAPFEVTQMYQTIAASGFNVPVRAIRSVTTSSGEELSRYAYEVDQVIDSNAMHLLQYGLIGVAKEGTAKSVYRYLNPDLTVAGKTGTTNDSRDSWFAGFSGDYLGVVWLGHDDNRSTGLTGSAGALKVWGKLMRQFPQRPFDPIKPSGINYRWIDENTGNLTEDGCSGARFIPFIKGSEPVETQSCKSGFSRAKHWFNSLF, via the coding sequence ATGAGTAAGCGAACATCTTCAAAATCAAAAGGCCATCGCTCCTCAGGCTCAAACCATAAGAGTACCCACTTATTGCAAAAACTGCGACCCAGTAAGAGCTTAATTTTCAAGCTAGTAGTGGTATTGCTAGTAGTAATTTTGGGCTGGGTTATCTACCTCGATGCGGTGGTAAGGGCCAAATTTGAAGGTAAACGCTGGGAGATACCGGCTCGCGTATATGCCAGACCTTTAGAAATTTATGATGGTTTGGCCCTAAACGCCGATAATCTGCAGTTGGAGTTAAAGGCGCTCGGGTACAAAAAGACCCTTAAAGCCGATATGTCGGGTTCATTTGCCCGCCACGGTTCAAATTTTGTTGTGTACTCTCGTGGCTTTTTGTTTTCTGACGGAGCAGAGAGCGCTAGGCGAGTTGCGTTTACGATCGATAGCGGTGTTGTTAGCCGGTTCTATGTGGCTAAGGGCGAGCAGAATGAAATTCTCAGATTGGAGCCGTTACAGATTGGTGGTATTTACCCCGCACAGAAAGAAGATCGTCTGCTGGTAACCCTTGATCAGGTGCCTGATGGCTTAATTCAGTCATTACTATGGGTGGAAGATAGGGACTTTGAGAACCATATCGGCATCGCACCGCTATCGATTATACGAGCAATGATCGCCAACATGAAGGCTGGTCGTGTTGTGCAAGGGGGCAGTACACTCACTCAGCAGTTGGTTAAAAATTTCTATCTAAGTCGTGATAAAACGATTGTCCGCAAGGCCACTGAAGCGGTTATGTCTTTGTTGTTAGAGTTCCATTATGACAAGCAGGATATTTTGGAAGCGTATATCAATGAGGTTTATCTAGGACAAGCAGGCGCAAGAGCCATTCATGGGTTTGGTATGGCCAGCCAGTTTTATTTTGGCAAGCCTCTCTCAGACTTGGATATAGAGCAAAGCGCACTGTTAGTCGCGTTAGTAAAAGGCCCCGCCTACTATGACCCAAGAAGACATCAAGAGCGGGCTCTAGAGCGAAGAAACTTAGTCTTGAGTGTGTTAGCCGAAGAGGGGGTTTTATCTCAAAGCGAGGCGATAATTGCTCGAGGCCGGCCATTAGGGGTTATTGATAAACCTTCCTATAGTACTAATCGTTATCCGGCGTTTATTGATTTGGTAAAACGGCAGTTGGCGAGTGACTACCAGCAAGAAGATTTACAAAGTGAAGGGTTGCGGATATTCACCACCCTAGACCCTCAAATGCAAGAGAGAGCTGAAAAAACACTCAAAACAACGCTTGCTTCATTAACGCCTCAAAACAAAGCCTCAGCATTACAAGGGGCGATTGTAGTAACGGGCAGTGAAAGTGGCGAAGTGGCCGCATTAGTCGGTGGTGCAGAACCGAAATTTTCTGGCTTTAATCGAGCGCTAGATGCTGTTCGCCCGATAGGATCTATCATAAAGCCCGCCGTCTATCTTAGCGCGTTACAGCACCCAGACAGATATACTCTGGTAACACCATTAAAAGATGAGCCCTTTGTATTGGAGTTCGAGAACGGTGAACGTTGGACGCCTCATAACTTTGATGAGAAAAACCACGGAGTAGTCGCGTTATATCAGGCGTTAAGTAAGTCATATAATCTATCCACTGCGAGGCTAGGGCTAGATTTAGGTGTCGATGAAGTCTCGTCTACAATACGGTTGCTCGGTGTTACAAGGCCGATGAATATCTACCCGTCGCTGTTTTTAGGGGCAACTTCGCTAGCGCCTTTTGAGGTGACTCAGATGTACCAGACAATAGCGGCATCTGGATTTAATGTCCCTGTTAGGGCGATCAGAAGCGTAACCACATCGAGTGGTGAAGAGTTATCCCGTTACGCCTATGAAGTGGACCAAGTGATTGACTCCAATGCGATGCACTTGTTGCAATATGGTTTAATAGGGGTGGCAAAAGAGGGTACGGCAAAATCGGTTTATCGATATTTAAACCCAGACCTAACCGTGGCAGGCAAAACCGGCACCACTAACGACTCAAGAGACAGTTGGTTCGCAGGTTTTTCTGGCGATTACCTAGGAGTAGTGTGGTTAGGGCATGATGACAATCGTTCTACCGGTTTAACGGGAAGTGCCGGTGCGTTAAAGGTGTGGGGTAAATTAATGCGTCAATTTCCTCAAAGGCCTTTTGACCCGATAAAACCTTCAGGTATTAATTATCGGTGGATTGATGAAAACACCGGAAACCTCACCGAAGATGGTTGCTCAGGCGCAAGGTTTATACCCTTTATCAAAGGTAGTGAGCCTGTAGAAACGCAATCTTGTAAGAGTGGTTTTTCAAGAGCAAAGCATTGGTTTAATTCACTGTTTTAA
- a CDS encoding tetratricopeptide repeat protein encodes MLSRNSGIHFFGSVKALFVNVRLSGISARVAVVTIALLSLSIAGCSVQPTTVVPAASEQEASMQDRTQSSAKQPSKQKAYEPSARTNTAYLSPAAKELVAKAKRYSGSGDTASALRYLERAQRISPRAPQVYLAMAEVRLQQGETSQARQLANKALSLVGDDEDLKLATELFIDGL; translated from the coding sequence ATGTTGAGCAGAAACTCAGGTATCCATTTTTTTGGCAGCGTTAAGGCCCTTTTCGTTAACGTGCGATTAAGTGGCATTAGCGCGCGAGTAGCTGTGGTGACTATCGCATTGCTGAGTCTCTCTATAGCAGGGTGTAGCGTGCAACCCACGACGGTGGTTCCTGCGGCCTCTGAACAGGAGGCTTCGATGCAGGATCGCACACAATCATCTGCCAAACAGCCGAGTAAGCAAAAAGCTTATGAGCCATCGGCACGCACTAATACTGCTTACTTATCCCCTGCAGCAAAAGAGCTGGTAGCAAAGGCAAAGCGCTATTCAGGCTCTGGTGATACGGCTTCGGCATTGCGTTATCTTGAACGAGCACAGCGAATATCCCCAAGAGCGCCTCAGGTTTATTTAGCGATGGCTGAAGTAAGATTGCAGCAAGGAGAGACGAGTCAGGCTAGGCAGTTGGCTAATAAAGCATTGTCATTAGTGGGGGATGATGAAGATCTAAAATTAGCGACAGAGCTATTTATTGATGGGCTGTGA
- the hemL gene encoding glutamate-1-semialdehyde 2,1-aminomutase, whose protein sequence is MSQSNDLFQAAQKIIPGGVNSPVRAFKGVGGTPIFFKKGEGAYITDEDDKRYVDYVGSWGPMILGHAHPRVIQSVEEQLKAGLGFGAPTAIETTMAEKVCETIPSIEMVRMVSSGTEATMSAIRLARGYTNRDKIVKFEGCYHGHADSLLVKAGSGALTLGVPNSPGVPASVAEHTITLTYNDIESVKQAFAEIGDQVAAIIVEPVAGNMNCIPPVAGFLEGLRAVCDQYGSVLIFDEVMTGFRTALAGAQSVYNITPDLTTLGKVIGGGMPVGAFGGKREIMEYIAPTGPVYQAGTLSGNPLAMRAGLTMLEEISKPGFFEGLAEHTRQLTDGLLERAKAANIPFAVSRVGGMFGLFFTEEENVTTFQQVTECNIERFQAFYHGMLEQGIYLAPSAYEAGFVSAAHGHKEIQATLDAAEKVFATL, encoded by the coding sequence ATGTCACAGTCAAACGACCTGTTTCAAGCAGCGCAAAAAATCATTCCTGGGGGCGTAAACTCTCCAGTTCGTGCGTTTAAAGGCGTAGGCGGCACCCCTATTTTCTTTAAAAAAGGCGAAGGGGCTTACATTACCGATGAAGATGACAAGCGCTATGTCGACTACGTGGGCTCTTGGGGGCCAATGATTCTAGGTCATGCACACCCGCGTGTTATTCAAAGCGTAGAAGAGCAGCTAAAAGCTGGTTTAGGCTTTGGCGCTCCAACAGCCATTGAAACGACAATGGCAGAAAAAGTCTGCGAAACCATACCGTCTATTGAGATGGTTAGAATGGTGAGTTCAGGAACTGAAGCCACTATGAGTGCCATTCGCCTGGCTCGCGGATATACCAATCGAGATAAGATTGTTAAGTTTGAAGGTTGCTACCATGGCCATGCCGATTCACTGCTGGTTAAAGCAGGCTCAGGCGCATTAACACTTGGAGTACCTAACTCTCCAGGCGTACCGGCATCGGTAGCAGAACACACCATCACGCTAACGTACAATGATATTGAGAGCGTTAAGCAAGCATTTGCCGAGATTGGCGACCAAGTGGCGGCAATTATTGTTGAGCCTGTTGCTGGCAACATGAACTGCATTCCGCCTGTTGCTGGGTTCCTTGAAGGGCTACGAGCAGTATGTGACCAATATGGTAGCGTGCTTATTTTTGATGAAGTGATGACAGGCTTCCGGACTGCACTTGCTGGGGCTCAATCGGTATACAATATTACGCCTGACTTAACGACACTAGGTAAGGTTATTGGTGGCGGTATGCCAGTTGGGGCATTCGGCGGAAAGCGTGAAATTATGGAATATATCGCGCCAACAGGACCAGTCTATCAAGCAGGTACATTGTCGGGTAACCCTTTGGCAATGCGAGCAGGACTCACAATGCTAGAGGAGATCTCTAAGCCAGGATTTTTTGAAGGCCTTGCAGAACATACTCGTCAGCTAACTGACGGATTATTAGAACGTGCCAAAGCGGCTAATATTCCTTTTGCAGTGAGCCGCGTCGGTGGGATGTTCGGTTTGTTCTTCACAGAAGAGGAAAACGTCACTACCTTCCAGCAAGTCACAGAGTGCAATATAGAGCGATTTCAGGCTTTTTACCATGGCATGTTGGAGCAAGGTATTTACTTAGCGCCTTCGGCCTACGAGGCAGGCTTTGTATCTGCAGCTCATGGCCATAAAGAGATACAAGCAACACTAGATGCAGCTGAAAAGGTGTTTGCAACACTTTAG
- the thiE gene encoding thiamine phosphate synthase has product MINTPLNQKLRGLYAITDPELLPEETLVASVEQAILGGASIIQYRDKHATEVELIRRAESLASCCKTYQTPLIINDRIDICKRVNADGVHLGQEDNAVKAAREQLGSAAIIGATCHNSIDLAEQALTEGASYVAFGRFFNSHSKQHAPPADLSILKEAELRIRLPKVAIGGINLDNGQSVLEHGADMIAVIHALFASGNVSINDIAKKAAAFQTLFNH; this is encoded by the coding sequence ATGATCAATACACCTCTAAACCAGAAATTAAGAGGGCTTTACGCCATTACCGACCCGGAATTACTCCCTGAGGAGACGCTTGTCGCATCTGTAGAGCAAGCTATATTAGGGGGAGCCTCGATTATCCAGTACCGTGATAAACATGCCACAGAAGTTGAACTTATTAGACGAGCAGAGTCATTGGCCAGTTGTTGCAAAACATACCAAACTCCATTAATCATCAATGACCGCATCGATATCTGCAAACGCGTTAACGCGGACGGCGTTCATTTGGGACAGGAAGATAACGCAGTAAAGGCAGCCCGTGAGCAGTTGGGAAGTGCCGCTATTATTGGTGCAACCTGTCATAACTCAATAGATCTGGCCGAACAAGCATTAACAGAAGGCGCCAGTTATGTAGCATTTGGGCGTTTTTTCAATTCCCATAGTAAACAACATGCGCCACCTGCAGACCTTTCTATTCTTAAGGAGGCTGAACTTAGGATACGATTGCCAAAAGTTGCCATTGGCGGCATTAATCTTGACAACGGGCAATCTGTTTTAGAGCACGGAGCTGATATGATAGCGGTTATTCACGCATTGTTTGCATCCGGCAACGTTTCAATAAACGATATTGCTAAAAAGGCTGCAGCGTTTCAGACACTTTTTAACCATTAA